TAAGGATATCTGTTCCCATAATATGTATTTTGTTCCAAATAGTTGTGTCATctcaatgaaacattttgaataataaaataatacaatACAATGACCTTCACTGTAAACATTATTTGTGTAAGCCCAGGCAGATCAGTTACTAATCCTCTACATTGGACTGCAGAAGGGAAAATCACTCTcaaaaaacatgaacaaatttaGCAATAATGAAGCTTCCATAAAATCTTGAGTGAAGCTTTATGAATGGTCAGTGTTTTCGAAAATGGTTGTTTGACCAGGTCAAGGTTAGTAATGATAAAAATATCTTCAGATTACTTGTACAAGGCTTTCCGTGTCATTCTGACTAATAGTCATTATGTGCAGCTGAGGCTCCAAAAGAGTTAATGATTAGTACTGACAGAAATTAAGAAATACATTCGAGACCATGTTTAAAAAAAGATGAGAGTTGTACAACATGAAACAACGCTGTAGTGTGTGGTTAAGTTCATTTCGTGAGAATAGGTGACAGCCTATCGTCCTTGTAACTTTCGCAGCGCGTGAACATGCGACCAGTCGATATGAAGGTTTTTaatatggcgtaaaactaaatgcttTTGTGTCTGTCTAAGTACTCTCCGCAATGCGTGCAAGGTGATTATATTGTGAACCTTTGTGATGCAATCTACGTACTTACAGTTGTATGACAAAAGTAAATAATAGTTTTAAGGAAATGAGTGCGTTTCCATCGCCAAAGATAATCCAAGGCCCGAAATCCGCTATTCCGGAATATGAGATAGTAATGTTAATGAAAAGTCAGGTTTGTCAGTGTGTAATGGAAGATTTGTAGAGTTTATGTAGTCCTACTTTGTGTTTACTTTGTAACATAACGACGTTTTTGGAGCGCAATCACTATTATGGCATACCACGAACCCGCATTGGGCATTTTAGTCTCATTCCAGTGTATCAAAGCAAATCTAAACCACCACACTTCAACAGTATGCACTCAGGAACTACGTTATTACTAGATACCAACAAGAACTTAATAATAGTGACCGCTGCCTCTGATTTCGGCATCAGTGTACGTGCTGCGAGTTTGGCTTTCTTTAGAAGTCAGGCATATATATCGTGTGCGTAATCTCACATTGGTTTCTTTTCACAAACTAAATTCTTTACTCAATTTTCACACGgcgtttgacaatttgaaacagctgaattttaacTTAGCTGCATTTTTGATGTAACAAATCCCAAGCAACGTTAGTATTCTACTTATCAAACACAATTATCTCCTAAACTTGAatttaatatcaatttcagtacattctgggaaatgcaggttttttaaaatttgaGTTATAGTTCTAACTCagatttaagtttgtttcgagagaTTAAGGTCTGGCCTCCGTCACTAGAGAAAATAGTAAACGATATTGTGTCCATCAAAGTGGctatttcagtaaacatgagCAAATAGGTTCCTATCCCtaactgtttatgtttatcatTTGTTATTTAAGTATCCATATCCTAGCACACACTCAGTCTGGCACGGTCTAGTGCTTAAAGTGATCTCTCGTCACGCTGacgtcccgggttcgattcccaacatgggtacaccaTGTAAattcagtttctggtgtcccgagCCGTGATGTTGCGGAATATTGATAGAATTAGCATAAAACCCATCTTACTCACTGACGACCATGTTGTTTTACAGAACCAACACCTATGAGTTGACTTGCCCGATTTTCGTTTGAAAAACACATTAACGTTTAAATGAAAGTACACGTCTGTTGATATGGGATTATATTTAACcaaatgtacatatacttttgaaaaatgttttatctTGATTTTCAATTTGATAAACATACTGCTGAAGAAATTGATAGTTTTCTGATATCACATAAAACACATATCAGCTGCAACACGTGCACAATATTTGTGAGTTGTAAGTCACAGTAAAACACGTGTGAAAATATTTACGTCGTTTGGAGGAATTTTCCCCGAGCAGcatgtgtgtactttctttcGTATTTTAGTATACCTCAAGTTAGCGATATCACAAATTtaacatcaataaaataaactCGGTGTGTTTTCTTTGGCGCCTTAGACTGTTCACTGTTCCGCGTGACTGAATCTATATTGTAATTCTGCTCAGTCGCGCTAACCAATGTTTTTCAATGTGCATTCTTATAAGCCGAcacacaactgaaaagacaccATTCTTATACAGAAGACGTATTTCAATCCTTATTACGCAGCCTTTTGAAACGCAGAAGGTATCCCGCACTGATATGTTTTCCTGAAAATTAATTCTTGTCCCAGAGGTGCATCCAGTGATATTTATCTTGCTTAAGTAGTGCATATCAACGGTTTTTATGTGAATCAACCCTTTGAAATAGCTACAACTTTACACATGCTGATTCTATTCATACAGCTAAATATTAGCGAATATTATTGATAGAGAGTGTGGAGAATATTTTTCGAAGACACTTTGTGTAAACGTTCATTGATTAAATCTTATTTAAGAGTGGTTGTTTTATATCACTCCTATGGCAACAAACCCTACAGTACGTCTATATACGTCTATGCTACTTGTACGTGGCCGATATGCctaggatgtgtccatgtagatATATTAATACGACCAGGCACATTTTCTGGTGCTGTAAAGGCGTgattagactaacagctagtctctgaaatgaacatattttactgaaaaaacgtccatagtgaaagaaaataatataatgaaatgaagctgtggaaatctagacttgccacattttctagacttgcgtggactttcttggatatttatacttcatgGTCTGTATGGCAGACTAAGGCGTGATGACCTCACCATTGTATTCCATTGTAGTAATGAAGGCTGTAATAGCTATGTTTGTAGCTGTAGAGTCGAGACAAGACATGGTGGCAAGATTGTAGAAGCAGTAATAGTGATAGTACAGTGGTCGTTGTAggtaggacccgtgaaggtcgggggtagaataggccttcagcaacccatgcttgacataaaaggcgactatgcttgtcgtaagaggcaactaacgagatccggtggtcaggttctgacttggttgacacatgtcatcggttcccaatagtgcagatcgatgctcatgtttttttatcactggattgtttggtccacactcaattatttacaggccgtcgccatatagctggaatattgctgagtgcggcgtgaaactataGTTAGTGGTAATGATATAGTAATGTTAGTAATGATATATATTGGTAGTAATAACAGTAGTGGTAGTGTGCTGATCAATTTGTTTTTTCATTATGataaaaacaatgttttatttccaTTGATGTTCACAGCTTACATGTCACATGACAcaacaaaaatggaaaaaaaggAAAAGGAAACAGGACAAGAGGTCTATATCAATGCTTCTCCGCAGATAGTACATATAATCACTTTTTTAGGAGTGACTcagaattaaaataaaatagaaaCCTGGACACCAAATGCATCTATATTCTTATGGTGTTACAAGCTGTAAAACGGTTAGTATAAGTAATGTGCGTTTGAACTGATTTCATACTGTTTTCATAGTCTGAAGGAAATGAATTGGTGTGGAGCGCTGTATGCATGCTGTGGTGGGAAACGACAAAGCAAATATCTATTCTGAACTGATCAGATTGGGGACAAGATAGAAAAATGTGGAAAACATCTTCTCTGTTGTGGGCACCTGAAAAAGTCGGACCATCAAATAAATATCTGTTAAGTAAGTGTGATTTAAATGACTACAACCTAGCATAATTTTAGATAGAATCACTTGGCACTGTACATAAAAGCAATGGGTGTAAAATGTGAGGAAAGCAGTTCTGTGGAAATCAATATCAATTGCTTAAACCTAGGTTAGGAATCATCATTAATTTCAAGTGCATTCCAGGCTTGAGCAACAGATGGCAGACAAGAAATATACTGAAATAAGCGCCCTGCATTGGTCTAAACGTCAGTCGAGTTACGAAGCTTGGATCCTGTTATGCTGGAGATATTAGATGGGAACAAAAACGTATTTAGGACTGATGTTTAATACTGATAGATACACCTTTGCTCGGTCCATTCATTTTGTCCAGTAAGCAGTGAAgtgtgcaatgtttctgctttaATACTGCCGTCTTAATGCATTGATCCGCAAGTAGATATTCTAGCACGTGATTTGCAACAGTTATCGTGAAAGTAAGCTTGCATTGCTTCTTTTCTGCCATAACAAATAGGCCGTACCTGACCCTGTACTGGCCGTGTTAACTGTTGCTTCCACTTCAGTACCTGATCCTGTACTGGTTGTGTTGTCTTCTGTTCCTACATGTGTACCTTACCCTATACCAGAAACCTAAATGTAGAACGTTAGATGAAATGTTACAACCAGTTTTGAAGTAATTCATCCGACAACTCGTGGAACACTTTCAAGCACGACAATACGAGGCCACACACGACATGGATGACTAACTTCCTCGCCAAGGGCAATATCCAAGTTTTACTACTGACAGCATGTTTACCGGATAAGAACGCGATTAAACACCCAAGGGACAAACTCTTCCGCCAATTCAGACATCGCCCTGTGCCTCCCTGTCACCCCACCTGCAGATGAATGGCAACGCATCCCACCAACGTTATCTGAAGTTTGACGTCATCAGCCCGTAGACGTGTACTGACGTGAACTGACGCTCACGCTGAACATACAAGGTACTAACGTGCCTTTAATATCTCCGAGGTTCTAGAGAGCCATTTAGAAGTTTTTTCTTCAAGTGAAAGGCAGGTTTTACGAGTGACAACGTCTTCTTTATTGTATGCCACGACGTTTCTCTCCTATTCGTcatgccccttcgtcaggtgaatAACTACAAACAGTTGTCAataaagttgtcatccatatttgCCTTTTGCACGTCTGTTATCACATTTTCCCCCCTTGCCTCGTCATGTGTTGAACGAAATGTTCATTTTGGACCTCTCACATATTTACATGCTTGTCCTAATGATTGTAAAAGATTGACTGGGGTGATCTTGTGTACACGCATTATTGAAATAATTCTCAAATGAAATAAACCAATCTAAAATAATTGCTATATCGTTTTGGTTGTCTTTAATGTCAATTCAGACACgtggtatcgtttcttttggacaTTATTTTGCTTAATGTATTTACATGAAGATACTACAAAAtcgtaacaaaacaaaacatcttgCACATGAAAATACAGAACCTAGCAGTGACTTTTGGGTACTAGTAAACATACGATTTGGCTTTATCTATTTCTTGCAATGAAGGAACGGTCTTTTGGAAAGTTGGCAACTTCCGGTAGCGCCCCTTCCCATCTTCATGTGACCTCGAACTCTCCGCATCGTCTTGAATACAAGCCAAAATCTgaagaaacacacacaaatcAGTTCGGTGAAACAATTAGAACATAAATGTTGTATTACTCTTCAACACAAGCCACCATTAGATTGATCCTCACCTGGTGTCTTTTTCTGTAGATGAGAAAGAGAACGGCGCATGCTACCAGCACTAAAGCGGGATACAGGAGAGTCTTGAACCAATCTATGACAGCGTGCAAAGTGAAAATGATAAGAAATATGAAAAGGAATCTTTGTATCAGCTCGTATACTACAGCTGGTCTTGGCATATATGGTATAGCTGTATGGAACGGTCGATTTGATGCATTCTGTTGTAGTCGAACCCTTTGAAacttacagaaatatatttctggATTATTATCAATTTACCAGTTGTGCCTTTGTAGTAAGGAATTGGATCTATTATTGTATTACTGACTCTGTTCAAGGCactaaaatttaaaaccgtaATAGGAACTTGAAACGTTGTTGCAGCTACAACTGACTTTGAGTAATCCACGCTGTTTGTGTCAGCTTGTCTTGcagtgttcgttttgatggaaTTATGGAGATAGATTGTGGAAAGCTGTCAATACCAGAGTTATTAAATATACACCCCTGGGAATGTAAATTAAAGATACCTGTTTTGTCCGCTTTTGGGGGTACTGTTGTGTCTTTTGTTGTCGGAACTGTTGGCGAGGCTTCTGCCTCTGCTGCCGGGTCTGTTATCACGACTGTTGCTGAGTCTGCTGTCAAGTTTACACTCTGGGGTGTTGTCGAATTTGCTGTCAGATTTGTTGTCGGAGCTGCTGTCGAGGTTGTTGTCGAGGTTGTTGTCGAGGTTGTTGTCGAAGCTGCTGTCGTGACCGCATCCACAAAACTATTGGGCCCTAAAATATCAAAGGCAAGATCATGGAACTTTTCTTTGTCTTCTGTTCTTTTCTTTCATGGGCGCCACCTTCACATCGAGATTTAAATCTTCTCGTCTTTCAAACATATTAATTTCAATATATCGGATACTAATGCTTTGGTAATTGCTCTATTAATATGCCTAATTTTCACGGCGGCCATGTCCCATTGtataacatacattgtacattttTATGTGGAAATTCCAAGAGATCCGTTCTGATTAACACATCGAAATTAGTCGGCTTTCTTTGCAACAAAGTTTGTCGAATCTGTATCTAGTTTACTTATTTTAAAGGGACAGAGCCCTTTCCAAATCAGCAAGCAAGAACTACTGTGAAAGAGagagtgcttgtcgtaagaggcgactaaccggatcgggtggtcaggttcgctgacttggttcatactcgtcatcatatcccagttacgCTTATAGATGTTCattatattgatcactggattgtctggtccaggcctTTACAGaagtattgttgagtgcggtgtcAAACCACAAAGGAAACTTTATGCAAAGGTAAATAAATGAGACGTATGAGACGATTCCATTAGGCTCAGTCATCTAAAGATGAGCGCGGTGGAGTAGCcatgtgattaaagcgttcgttagtcacgccgaagacccgggtacgATTCACCACGTGGGAATGGCCCATTTGTGGCGTTCTCTACCGaaacattgctggaataatgttaacagcagagtaaaactagactcactcactcatctaaaGATGGCTTGGGTAAGAGCAGCTGGAAATGAATTGGCTATTTAACTTAACCATATCAGATAGCGAATCTGTGTACGATGAAGAAATCATTGTTCTGGCATGGCAACATACACAGGTGAAAGTTAAAATGTCTTTTCTCTGTTTGAACacagttttttgttgttgttggtgtttttttgttttgtttttcggtGTTAAATACCCACATGGATTGCATTTGTCTGGATTGACATTTTCCAGGAATGAAAACAACGATACTAATACTTCATGAAGGACTACAGTCATGTGATGCCGATAGCGTCTACTTTTAACAAATGTTACCAATTTAGCAAGTGTT
The nucleotide sequence above comes from Haliotis asinina isolate JCU_RB_2024 chromosome 5, JCU_Hal_asi_v2, whole genome shotgun sequence. Encoded proteins:
- the LOC137284866 gene encoding uncharacterized protein produces the protein MKMADKRHWAFCTALVLSLLTLGNAEEERLGYIEALRLHSAKCGYPPKETFVNESFFKKCVDETTVPKVQDICGLYENEVDRLCDTSDPLEVEEAAKETKEMLDTGLHVCEVAKRVKLSPQITEHLQGPKCYSSCSADGAHEVCRLLLILCLTGPNSFVDAVTTAASTTTSTTTSTTTSTAAPTTNLTANSTTPQSVNLTADSATVVITDPAAEAEASPTVPTTKDTTVPPKADKTDWFKTLLYPALVLVACAVLFLIYRKRHQILACIQDDAESSRSHEDGKGRYRKLPTFQKTVPSLQEIDKAKSYVY